The Sardina pilchardus chromosome 5, fSarPil1.1, whole genome shotgun sequence DNA window CATCTGATTTCATTTACAGAGGACCAGGGAAGAAGTTTGCCAGCTTTGTGCCGGCATAGTAGTGAAAGTGGTCCGGACGGCTCATTATTACCTAATCCCAGCCCTCGGTGAAGTTCTGGCTGTTCCTGCTGCACATGTCATTCTATATGGAACGAAAAGGTCAGGGTAACACCTATTTCTGCAACaatatgaatgaatgttataTTATGCGCATTGGCTGtaaatgttctatttggatgtAATTATTTCATACTCACCAAGATTTTGATTTGTGACTAATTGTGCATTTTATTGTAACTGAAGTAGCGCTTTTTGACCGCAAATTGAGCTTAAGTAGCATCGTTATAGGGCATTCATTGTTTTCCCTCATTGATTTTAGTTCAGCTTTGCCGACTGTAAATTGTTAGTCTGGTATCTACACGTGGTCATTATGTCTCGTAACAGGTTTGGCACTTCAGAGGCCAAGAATGCTGAAGAGTCATGTCTGGGAGAAGGACCTCAGAGAATTACCTATGAAAGGCCCTTGGCAGCTGCCAAGATGGAAGTAGATGGGATTTTGCAGGAGCCTGTCAGGATAGTCAGTGGTTTGCCGTCAGCTGTGCCTGCGTTAGTGAAGGAACCCAAGTCTGAAGCCTCAGGACTTTCCAGCTCTATCCCGCTGCTCAACCAGCTGACTGATGGCGAATTTCAAAATAGGGCAACAAATCGAGTCagtgagattttgctcagaaATCTTGAGAACGATTCCTGCCCTGAATTACCAGCTGGCATGTCTGTTGAAGATcacgatgatgatgaagaagaggatgatgatgagccAAATGCCCGAGTGGAAAGTCAGGCAAAACACTTTCTAGCCTTTATTGACCCTCTGTCATTGGCTTTTGCAGATGATCTAGTTGGTGAAATCATGGAATCCATGAACGAGACTGTCTCCAGTCAAGATTATCATGTGGCAGCATTTGATGTTGTCGAATACATTACTGAGGGGATGAAGGATCTTGTGGAGACAGCACGAGGCATAGGAGCTGTTTCTGTCAAAAAGATCTGCGCAACATCTCAAAGAATGTTCAGTGCCATTAAGAATGTTGTGGGAAACTTGTTTTCTAAATCTGCCTACTCTGACAGAAAAGAGGAAACAACAATGGCATACGCCAGAAATGTCATTTGCGATGTGATTATCTCCATGCAGAGTGACCTTCGAGATTTTGAGAGTGCAGAAAATGTAGAGCAAGCAGCTCTGATTCATAAGATCCTTGGTGCGATGTTGAATGAAGTGCAAATGATTGACAtcaaaataggcaaggataggcCACAAAGCCATCGACTGCCGTCACCCTCTTCTGCTGACTCAGAAGTAAATGACCAAAACAGACTCCGTGACACTCCTGATTCCCCTGAGGTACCTATCAAAGGGATTTCCCCTGTTTTCGTGTGCTCCAATATTGGAATGAAGGACTCGTCATTGTCTAGTAAAAGTTCACACGAGACCATCACTCATGTGGTAGACACCATCTTCGAATCGGGGAAACGTGTTCACATCACTAGAAGACTGGAAGAATTAATGTCAGACACCAAAATGATGGAGTATTCTCATAATATTGCAGGTGAAGTACAGAAGCTCCTTAAAAGTTATCATGGTGTGCAGACTTTATCTGTGCCAGTGGGGAAGAGTCTCTCAGACTCCGTCCTGTACAAGTTGCGACCAAGAGCCGTAGGAAAGAATGAAATTCCATCAGGTTTCATTTACGGTTATGTAGAGGAGGCTGTGAAGCGACTTGTCCTGTCATCTTTATTCCCCTCAATCTCTTCATCAACGTCTGAGGAGTTTGGGAGCACAGTGGATGTATTCACGCAAGTGATGACACAAGTAGTCATGGAGACACTTTCCACACAGTCACAGGATAACGTAGCTTCCTCACGTAACAGTACTGATGACATCAAGGAATTGATCAAGGATAATCAGAAACTGTCAGACAAACAGGCACAGGACACCAAAACGCCATCTTTCACTAGTAGCTCAGACAATGTGCTCCCACACATTTTTGATGAACATGGTGAAAGAGGTACCTCTTTGTCTCACTTACGTCTCTTAGAGTCCAATAACTATGCCTCCTTGGTGTCTATGCTGGTCATCCAACTTCTGAAGAAGATTAATAGTTTACACCAGAATGTTGACCAGAACACACTTCCAGACAATGTTCTGGATATGTCCAATGACTTGATTGGGGACATTCTGAATGAGCTGAATAAAACTTTTGGCATCAGAAGTGATGGACATCATCCACAGGAAGTGAATATTCACCACATTTTCAGAGTAGTTTACAAGGAGCTCACTCAGGACTTTGGGTCTGAAAACATGCTCTGTTCTGCCCTGAAGTCACAAAATCCATCTTTGACATCTTCACTGGTAGAACAACTGACAAAGGCAATTGCATCTGCATGTCTACCACCAAGTCAAACTGCAATTGGacctcagaaaaaaagagaggaaaagaccaGGAACAACTTGTTTCCCTTTCGGCTGAAGATGCCGACATTCAACTGGAAGGTAGAGTATCATGCTTATCATTTAGTTCATATAGGTCATGAGGTGTTGTACTGCACAGTAAAGCATACATTGCAATACCTAGTTGTAGGGTATAACTTTTAGTTTCTATAAATGTTCTTCAGAAatcaaggagaggagaagtcaGTGAATGCAAGGATTCTGCTGTTGCAAAGACAAGTAAGTTCTTGTTGGTATTTAAACCTGATCTCCCTGCTGTAACTTACAGTTTGAATAGATAGGATACTGTATATAAACTAAATTTTGTTTGTCACAGGTTCATCTAAAGTTCAGGCAAATGCATCCTTGTCTGAGTTGAGAGAGTCTCCTGTGTCTGCTGGTCCACTGGAGGT harbors:
- the LOC134080848 gene encoding uncharacterized protein LOC134080848 — encoded protein: MSEGNEPKKKSSEESRAECSSTMRTSTIDADLDHMNLSPMIRHLVENMTEEHWRIVREALCVPRTREEVCQLCAGIVVKVVRTAHYYLIPALGEVLAVPAAHVILYGTKRFGTSEAKNAEESCLGEGPQRITYERPLAAAKMEVDGILQEPVRIVSGLPSAVPALVKEPKSEASGLSSSIPLLNQLTDGEFQNRATNRVSEILLRNLENDSCPELPAGMSVEDHDDDEEEDDDEPNARVESQAKHFLAFIDPLSLAFADDLVGEIMESMNETVSSQDYHVAAFDVVEYITEGMKDLVETARGIGAVSVKKICATSQRMFSAIKNVVGNLFSKSAYSDRKEETTMAYARNVICDVIISMQSDLRDFESAENVEQAALIHKILGAMLNEVQMIDIKIGKDRPQSHRLPSPSSADSEVNDQNRLRDTPDSPEVPIKGISPVFVCSNIGMKDSSLSSKSSHETITHVVDTIFESGKRVHITRRLEELMSDTKMMEYSHNIAGEVQKLLKSYHGVQTLSVPVGKSLSDSVLYKLRPRAVGKNEIPSGFIYGYVEEAVKRLVLSSLFPSISSSTSEEFGSTVDVFTQVMTQVVMETLSTQSQDNVASSRNSTDDIKELIKDNQKLSDKQAQDTKTPSFTSSSDNVLPHIFDEHGERGTSLSHLRLLESNNYASLVSMLVIQLLKKINSLHQNVDQNTLPDNVLDMSNDLIGDILNELNKTFGIRSDGHHPQEVNIHHIFRVVYKELTQDFGSENMLCSALKSQNPSLTSSLVEQLTKAIASACLPPSQTAIGPQKKREEKTRNNLFPFRLKMPTFNWKKSRRGEVSECKDSAVAKTSSSKVQANASLSELRESPVSAGPLEVPLEEATVGCCFFRIPKFKLSFKVEFSSC